GTCACTGTGGTTTCGGGTGTCCTCGATGGCCCGATCCAGCGTGGGGCGCGAGATCGGCACCCATTTCCATTCCAGGTGCAGGCGGTCGAACCAGGACTTCACTTCGGCGCGGTAAGCGGGCGTGTCATATTCCGGGCTTTCGAGGCGTCCCTCGCGGATCGTGTAAGGAACAAACACGTGGACCATCGGCTTCCAGTTAAAGAAGTCGGAGTTGCTCATTGAGCGTGAACCGCAACATGCGGGCGTGAGATGCGTCAAGGTCAAAGAAACAAATTCATCGGACATTTGTCTCAACAGGAGAAATCGGCTATGATAAGTCCAAGTATGGCTCCGGGGATTGGAATCAAGATGACCCAAGAAAAACCGAGATGTGGGAGTGGCCAGGGGGCAGCATCCTTCGTTTAATCATTGCGGACATCAGGCGGCGGGTTTTGGTCAGCGGAACGAGTTATGCCAGAAAAAACGTTCAGTGAAATACCGCGCTCCAACCGGGAGCTTTACGAAAAAGGACGAGCTGCCCTGGAGCGCAACAACCTGGATTATGCGATCGCCCTTTTCAGCCAGGTGCTCCACAGCGAACCGACTTTCTACGATTGCCGGGAAGCTCTGCGCGCCGCCCAACTGAAGAAGACCGGATCCGCGACCAGCTTTCTGCGCAAGATGCTCGGCACGGCGAGCAGTTCTCCGCTCCTGGCCAAAGGCCAAATCCTTCTGCGCGGCAATCCGCTGGAGGCGTTGCAGGCCGCCGAACAGATTCTAAGCCACGATCCGAACAATGTCGCCGCCCACAAACTGCTCGCGGAGGCGGCTGAAGCCGCGGACTTGCCGCGCACCGCGGTGCTGTCGCTGGAAATTGCATCGAAGAATTCGCCCCGGGACAAGGACATCGCCTTGCGGTTGGGCGCGGCGCTCGTCCGCGCAGGCCAGGTGCAACGCGCGGAGGCGGTGCTGGCGGAACTTCAACGCGCTTATCCGACCGACCAATCCGTGGCCCAGGCTCTCAAGAATGCCTCTGCGAGCAAGACGCTGCGCGAAGGCGGTTACGACGCCCTGGCAGATGGCGAGGGTTCTTATCGGGACATTCTCAAAGACGCTTCCGAGGCCGTCGCCTTGGAACAGGAAAAGCGGCAGATGAAAGCCGGCGAGGTGGCGGATCGACTTATCCAGGAGTACGAAGCGCAGTTTGAAAAGGACCCGAAGAATCTGAAATTGCTGCGCACCATCGCGGAGCTTTGCGTCGATAAGAAGGAGTACGACCGCGCGCTGGATTGCTACAACCGCATCGTCGCCACAGAAGGTCCGAACGACCCCTCGCTGGACGCCGCCATCGTCCAGGTGAATCTGAAAAAGCTGGACCTGGCCATCGCCCAGATCAGTCCGTCTGAGCCGGGCGCCGAAGACAAGGCGGCGAGGCTTCGCACCGAGAGAGGGGCTTACCGGCTGGCGCAGTACCAGCGCCGGGCCGAAAAATATCCGACCGATCTTCAGGTGCGCTTCGATCTGGGGGAGGTCTATTTCCAGGCGGGAAAATTGAGCGAGGCGATTCAGGAATTTCAAAAGGCCCAGGCCAATCCTCACTTGCGGATCAGCGTTTTGAACTACCTGGGGCAATGCTTCGCCGCGCGGCGAATGTACGACCTGGCCGCTCGCACCTTCCAGAACGCGATCAAGGAAAAGATCGTCTTCGACGACGAAAAGAAGGAGTTGATCTACGCGCTGGGTTGCGTGCTGGAGAAGATGGGCAAAGCCGCAGATGCCATGGAACAGTTCAAGCAGATTTACGAAGTCGATATCGCGTATAAGGACGTCGCGGCGAAGGTGGACGCCTTTTACGCTGGACAGTAGGCGCCATCAGGAGATCAGGGCAGGTGTTTCC
The sequence above is a segment of the Verrucomicrobiota bacterium genome. Coding sequences within it:
- a CDS encoding tetratricopeptide repeat protein, whose product is MPEKTFSEIPRSNRELYEKGRAALERNNLDYAIALFSQVLHSEPTFYDCREALRAAQLKKTGSATSFLRKMLGTASSSPLLAKGQILLRGNPLEALQAAEQILSHDPNNVAAHKLLAEAAEAADLPRTAVLSLEIASKNSPRDKDIALRLGAALVRAGQVQRAEAVLAELQRAYPTDQSVAQALKNASASKTLREGGYDALADGEGSYRDILKDASEAVALEQEKRQMKAGEVADRLIQEYEAQFEKDPKNLKLLRTIAELCVDKKEYDRALDCYNRIVATEGPNDPSLDAAIVQVNLKKLDLAIAQISPSEPGAEDKAARLRTERGAYRLAQYQRRAEKYPTDLQVRFDLGEVYFQAGKLSEAIQEFQKAQANPHLRISVLNYLGQCFAARRMYDLAARTFQNAIKEKIVFDDEKKELIYALGCVLEKMGKAADAMEQFKQIYEVDIAYKDVAAKVDAFYAGQ